Proteins encoded together in one Carya illinoinensis cultivar Pawnee chromosome 3, C.illinoinensisPawnee_v1, whole genome shotgun sequence window:
- the LOC122304710 gene encoding alcohol dehydrogenase-like: MFSLYLLGSARNVTTVSQRRAICVTFLGLTPTGVLCLVTARRDSPKMDSQFTILLAPLHLVNTLLSKVCVLSCGISTGLGATLNVEKPKKGQSVAVFGLGAVGLAAAEGARIDS, from the exons ATGTTCTCCCTGTATTTACTGGGGAGTGCAAGGAATGTCACCACTGTAAGTCAGAGGAGAGCAATATGTGTGACCTTCTTAGGATTAACACCGACAGGGGTGTTATGCTTAGTGACGGCAAGACGAGATTCTCCAAAAATGGATAGCCAATTTACCATTTTGTTGGCACCTCTACATTTAGTGAATACACTGTTATCC AAAGTTTGTGTTCTTAGTTGCGGAATATCCACAG GTCTTGGTGCCACTTTGAATGTTGAGAAACCCAAGAAGGGTCAATCTGTAGCTGTCTTTGGATTGGGTGCCGTCGGCCTTGct